The Bernardetia sp. genomic sequence CTATTTGTTTAAAAACTTGCTTATTTTTTTTGAGTTAGAAAAGAGTAAGATACCATTTTTTTGTATTATTTAGATGTCATGATTCTAAGTCAGTATTTTTGTTTTTGTATTTTTGTTCTGATTTATTCAAAAAGGCTCTTTCATCATTTTTAGTTTTAAATTCGTTTTACAAATGACAACTCTTCCTATCTTATACGAAATTTTTTTAGAATCCTCAGGCGTTTCGACAGACACTCGTAGTGTGAAAGAAAACCAACTTTTTTTTGCGTTAAAAGGAGATAATTTTGATGGAAATAAGTTTGCCTATCAAGCCTTAGAAAAGGGAGCTTCTCATGTTGTTGTAGATGATAAGAGTGTAATTCCAAGTATAGGAGATGAACACAATGCTAAAAAATTAGCTCATAAAAATCGTTATCTGTTAGTAGAAAATGTATTAGAATCGCTTCAAAAGCTCGCTAATTTCCGTAGAAAACAGTTTTCTATTCCATTTATAGGCATTACGGGTAGCAACGGCAAGACTACTACCAAAGAACTTTTGCGTTCTGTTCTTTCACAAAAATTCAAAACCTATTCTACTGAAGGTAATCTCAATAATCATATTGGAGTTCCTCTTACATTGCTAAGAATACCACAAGAGGCAGAAATTGCCATTATAGAGATGGGGGCAAACAAAGTAGGCGACATTGCAGAGCTTTGTAGTATTGCCGAGCCGAGTCATGGTCTGATTACTAATATTGGCAATGCTCATTTGGAAGGTTTTGGTGGATATGAAGGTGTTTTGAGAGGCAAAACGGAACTCTATCAGTCATTAATTAAAAATAATGGAACTGTTTTTATCAATAGTAATGATAATGTTTTGATGAATATGACCAAGCGTTTTGAGAAGGAAAAAGTAATACAATATGGAACAGATAACCAAGAAAATTATTACTCTGCAAAACTTTTACAATCTGTACCTACAATCGTTTATCAAGATGAAAAAGATAACCCAATTACGACACAACTTATAGGTGCTTACAATTTTTCTAATATTTTGGCTGCTCTTGCTTGTGGAAAATACTTTGGACTTTCAAATGAACAAATGAATAAAGGTATTTCAGAGTATTTGCCTAAAAACAATCGTTCACAAGTAGAAGAGCGCAGCAATACCAAAAACACTCTTATTTTAGATGCCTACAATGCTAATCCAGACAGTATGAAAGCAGCTCTACGACATTTGGAGGAAATGCCAAGTAAAGAAAAACAAAAGGTAGCCATTTTGGGCGATATGTTTGAACTGGGCAGAAAATCATTTTCTAAACACAAAGAAATCTTGGATTTTGCCCTTCAACTCAAGATTGATAAACTTATAGTCTGTGGAAAAGACTTTACAAAAGCTAAAACGGCAGGAAATCTTATCTCTAGCCTCATTATGAGTTTCAATGATAAGAACGAATTAGCTGATTACTTACAAAAAAATCCAATTAATGAAAGTATTGTCTTGCTAAAAGGCTCTAGGGGAATTGGTTTGGAGACAGTAGCCGATGAATTTTAAGTAAAAGATTAATATAGATGAAAACCGTAAACAGTGCTAATTATATTTTCTAACCATATCAAAACTTACAATGCCTCCATCAATTTCAGCTTTTTCTAGTATGCCATTCTTATAAGTAAAAATACTTTCTTTGCCTCTAGCATTGATTTTTTTGTATTTATGTTCTCCTAGAGGAATAATTTTATTAAAACCTCCTTCTTGTTCTGAATAGCAACGAGTGAGTTTAAGTGGTTCTTCAAAGTACATAGAAATAGTTGAGTAACGAACAGTAGCCTTGAAAGTATTTTCTACCTCTCCATCTTTTACAACTTCATACTCTCCATTTTTTAGCTGAGTTTGAGTTTGAGCATGCTGATTTCCATTGTAGTTTATATCTACATTGGCAGTTTGTAAAATTTGATTATCGTACACTACATCGTATTCATAATTGATTTTGAAGGTTTTAATAAATTTCATTTCAATATTTGTCGAACTTGTATAATAAGTTTTTGAGTCTATATGTTCTTTAGTAACCTTCAAAGTACCTACTGGACTTTTGCGCCAAACTATATCATAAGCAAGTGATTTTTCTGTTGA encodes the following:
- a CDS encoding DUF6134 family protein is translated as MIWYICIVGFLFGMLNSSTEKSLAYDIVWRKSPVGTLKVTKEHIDSKTYYTSSTNIEMKFIKTFKINYEYDVVYDNQILQTANVDINYNGNQHAQTQTQLKNGEYEVVKDGEVENTFKATVRYSTISMYFEEPLKLTRCYSEQEGGFNKIIPLGEHKYKKINARGKESIFTYKNGILEKAEIDGGIVSFDMVRKYN
- a CDS encoding UDP-N-acetylmuramoyl-tripeptide--D-alanyl-D-alanine ligase, which produces MTTLPILYEIFLESSGVSTDTRSVKENQLFFALKGDNFDGNKFAYQALEKGASHVVVDDKSVIPSIGDEHNAKKLAHKNRYLLVENVLESLQKLANFRRKQFSIPFIGITGSNGKTTTKELLRSVLSQKFKTYSTEGNLNNHIGVPLTLLRIPQEAEIAIIEMGANKVGDIAELCSIAEPSHGLITNIGNAHLEGFGGYEGVLRGKTELYQSLIKNNGTVFINSNDNVLMNMTKRFEKEKVIQYGTDNQENYYSAKLLQSVPTIVYQDEKDNPITTQLIGAYNFSNILAALACGKYFGLSNEQMNKGISEYLPKNNRSQVEERSNTKNTLILDAYNANPDSMKAALRHLEEMPSKEKQKVAILGDMFELGRKSFSKHKEILDFALQLKIDKLIVCGKDFTKAKTAGNLISSLIMSFNDKNELADYLQKNPINESIVLLKGSRGIGLETVADEF